The Methanohalophilus levihalophilus genome has a segment encoding these proteins:
- a CDS encoding phosphate signaling complex PhoU family protein: protein MAEKRKIQLTGGSTYIVSLPIKWVRNTGMSVGDTVNLIPQSDNSLLISSDLLSEEKQFKASIEVPENSDPEDTFRILVSYYLVGFDLITLQSNKGFSASERKFIKDASRKRLIGLEVVEENKHDLVLQSLLNYRDLSLHKAIGSMEGLLTSMLEDVMEALKTGDFEIAKDVLQRDNEVDRFYLLTVRQIKGAIEDRNLSEKLGISRPRECLGYRLVVKNLERIGDHMVRITNKALELDEPLPKDHFIFSLSNDVSHVFKSSMTSLELVDTKRANATIKMSQKISNRILSEKKEIEPRIASISESLRRIAEYSADIAEISINMGTKELHS from the coding sequence ATGGCAGAAAAAAGAAAAATTCAATTGACAGGTGGTTCAACATACATTGTTTCCCTTCCAATAAAATGGGTTCGCAATACTGGAATGTCTGTGGGGGATACTGTTAACCTTATTCCTCAGTCAGATAATTCTCTTTTGATATCTTCCGATTTACTCTCTGAAGAAAAACAATTCAAAGCTTCGATCGAAGTTCCTGAAAACTCCGATCCTGAAGACACTTTTAGAATTTTGGTTTCATATTATCTTGTCGGATTTGATCTTATTACTCTTCAATCAAACAAAGGATTTTCAGCTTCCGAAAGAAAATTTATTAAGGATGCTTCCAGAAAACGCTTGATAGGATTGGAAGTTGTTGAAGAAAACAAGCATGATCTCGTTTTGCAAAGCCTTTTGAATTATCGGGATCTGTCACTCCATAAAGCTATTGGAAGTATGGAAGGCTTGTTGACTTCAATGCTTGAGGATGTGATGGAAGCTCTAAAAACCGGTGACTTTGAAATTGCAAAAGATGTCCTGCAGAGGGATAACGAAGTGGATCGTTTTTACCTCTTAACTGTAAGGCAAATTAAAGGTGCAATTGAAGATCGAAACCTTTCTGAAAAACTCGGAATTTCAAGACCCCGGGAGTGCCTTGGATATCGTTTGGTAGTAAAGAATCTGGAGCGCATAGGTGATCACATGGTTCGTATCACAAACAAAGCTCTTGAACTTGATGAACCGCTTCCAAAAGATCATTTTATTTTTTCACTATCAAATGATGTATCTCATGTTTTTAAGTCCTCGATGACTTCGCTAGAGTTGGTAGACACTAAGAGGGCTAACGCAACTATCAAAATGTCTCAGAAAATTTCCAACAGGATACTTTCTGAAAAAAAAGAAATTGAGCCCCGTATTGCTTCAATATCCGAAAGCCTTAGGCGTATTGCGGAGTATAGTGCCGATATAGCTGAAATATCAATAAATATGGGTACGAAAGAGCTTCATTCCTGA
- a CDS encoding DUF354 domain-containing protein, with amino-acid sequence MRILLDIGHPKDVNVFKNVVLSLQNKGHIVKIFVRAKESTKRMLDDLGFQYETCPYYQSMLGKAFGIFANDLRLYRIARKFQPDIFVSPGSPYSAQVSSLMRKPHLAFSDTEIAGLVTMLTLPFTDKIYTSTSFYLDLGPKQERFKGYYELAYLHPQYFKPDRGVLEKYGLEEDYILLRLSALGSHHDLHATGFNFETEDELKQFISVLEQYGRIVVSSEKSDWKTIEDYQLDLDPDDLHDIIYHASLCISEGATMASEAAVLGVPSIYVSNTERGYLNELEKKYGLVYTLSDRNEALQLAIGLLRDTNVKEKWKSKRDIMLNDVEDVVGFIVERTEMYLNNSNINK; translated from the coding sequence ATGCGTATTCTGCTTGACATTGGTCATCCAAAGGATGTGAATGTGTTCAAAAACGTTGTTTTGTCTCTTCAAAATAAAGGTCACATTGTTAAGATATTTGTGCGGGCAAAAGAAAGTACTAAAAGAATGCTTGATGATCTCGGTTTTCAATATGAGACATGCCCCTACTATCAAAGCATGTTAGGGAAAGCATTTGGTATTTTTGCAAATGACTTACGTCTATATAGAATTGCCAGAAAATTTCAGCCGGATATTTTTGTAAGTCCTGGTTCTCCTTATTCTGCTCAAGTTAGTAGCTTGATGAGAAAACCACATCTTGCTTTTTCTGATACGGAAATCGCAGGTCTTGTTACAATGTTGACACTGCCATTTACAGACAAAATCTATACTTCCACCTCTTTTTACCTTGATTTGGGTCCAAAGCAGGAACGTTTCAAAGGTTATTATGAATTGGCTTATCTTCACCCGCAATATTTCAAACCCGATAGAGGGGTATTAGAAAAATATGGCTTAGAGGAAGACTATATTCTTTTGCGTTTATCAGCTTTAGGTTCACATCATGATCTTCATGCAACTGGATTTAATTTTGAAACCGAAGATGAACTAAAGCAATTTATTTCTGTTCTGGAACAATACGGTAGAATCGTTGTCTCTTCTGAAAAATCAGATTGGAAAACGATAGAGGATTATCAGCTTGATTTAGATCCTGATGATTTGCATGATATTATCTATCATGCAAGTCTTTGTATCAGTGAAGGGGCAACAATGGCTTCTGAAGCAGCAGTTTTGGGCGTACCTTCCATCTACGTTTCCAATACGGAACGTGGCTATCTAAATGAACTGGAAAAGAAATATGGCCTGGTCTATACTCTTTCTGATAGAAATGAAGCTCTTCAATTAGCTATTGGCTTATTGCGGGACACGAATGTTAAAGAAAAATGGAAGTCAAAAAGAGACATAATGTTGAATGATGTTGAGGATGTCGTTGGTTTTATCGTTGAAAGAACTGAAATGTATCTCAACAATTCTAATATAAATAAATAA
- a CDS encoding DUF1616 domain-containing protein produces MFKSKKCIYKQDLALLLLFSLLACIFVLLPPLNETPLRIIFALPLLFFIPGYAFIAALFPRNDSISGIERFTLSVGFSIAIVVFDGFAVSMTEWLFRPNSISISLSLITLILVEIAYFARRRHPEEEQFSFSFKDFVESIKKDDDKTVLMSKEERDRQKMIEKALVIALVLSIVIATAMFAYAKVTREKETFTALYILGPDGKAENYPTVASPTQPLTVTVGIENHELEKINYILQMRHDGTVIQELQIPLEDGETWLEDMTYPGTQLKQDQSKLEFVIFKEEVANFPYRSVHLWITHDLSGIDLPFSTVLPLPSHINSTSFMVQWEGTHPNNEPIYFNIEYSTNGVNWIQWISSTERTLDMFTGEEGRTYYFRSKAIDDSGIEEFVENVPDAQTTIDLTNPEISLSLSKSGTQLNIRATSSEELEDMTAYVTALYFSADPVEVEMSSSDGITWSGTYTITNADKTHLIEVVGKDFALNSGEASENF; encoded by the coding sequence ATGTTTAAGTCCAAAAAATGTATCTACAAGCAGGATTTAGCGCTTCTTTTGTTATTTTCATTACTTGCCTGTATTTTTGTTCTTTTGCCCCCTTTAAATGAAACTCCCCTCCGTATAATATTTGCACTTCCACTTCTCTTTTTCATACCAGGTTACGCGTTTATAGCAGCGTTATTTCCGCGAAATGATTCTATCAGCGGAATTGAGAGGTTTACTCTAAGTGTAGGCTTTAGCATAGCAATCGTAGTCTTTGACGGTTTTGCTGTCAGTATGACTGAATGGCTATTCCGGCCAAACTCAATCTCAATTTCCCTTTCACTCATCACGTTAATTCTTGTTGAAATTGCATATTTTGCAAGAAGGCGCCATCCTGAAGAAGAGCAATTTTCGTTTTCCTTTAAGGACTTTGTTGAATCCATTAAAAAAGACGACGATAAAACGGTCTTAATGTCTAAAGAAGAACGAGATAGGCAAAAGATGATTGAAAAGGCTCTTGTAATTGCACTGGTATTATCCATCGTAATCGCAACTGCCATGTTTGCTTACGCAAAAGTAACACGTGAAAAAGAAACATTTACTGCCCTCTACATTCTAGGCCCGGATGGCAAGGCTGAAAACTACCCAACTGTTGCATCACCCACGCAGCCCCTGACAGTTACAGTGGGGATTGAAAATCATGAACTTGAAAAAATCAATTATATTTTACAAATGCGCCATGATGGAACAGTGATTCAGGAATTGCAAATCCCACTGGAAGACGGAGAAACATGGCTTGAAGACATGACATATCCGGGAACACAGCTAAAGCAGGATCAGTCTAAACTGGAATTTGTCATTTTTAAGGAAGAAGTCGCAAACTTCCCATACCGTTCAGTTCATCTCTGGATCACACATGATCTTTCAGGAATTGATCTCCCGTTTTCTACAGTATTACCCCTTCCATCACACATAAACAGTACAAGTTTTATGGTACAATGGGAAGGAACCCATCCAAATAATGAGCCAATCTACTTCAATATTGAATACAGCACAAATGGCGTTAATTGGATTCAATGGATTTCATCCACAGAGCGTACCTTAGACATGTTTACAGGTGAAGAAGGTAGAACATACTATTTCAGATCGAAAGCTATAGATGATTCCGGAATTGAAGAATTTGTTGAAAACGTTCCAGATGCACAAACTACAATTGATTTGACCAACCCGGAAATAAGCCTTTCACTAAGTAAATCCGGAACACAGCTTAACATAAGAGCTACTTCGTCAGAAGAACTGGAAGATATGACCGCTTACGTAACAGCATTGTACTTCTCAGCAGATCCAGTTGAAGTGGAAATGAGTTCCTCTGATGGAATAACATGGTCAGGTACCTACACAATAACCAATGCTGATAAAACCCACTTGATTGAAGTTGTAGGCAAAGACTTCGCTTTGAATAGTGGAGAAGCATCCGAAAACTTCTAA
- a CDS encoding tetratricopeptide repeat protein, with product MSLLKGTKTASEWIREGKSCNDHAEALRCFCQALNLEPQNRNAIFNKGVACLNLGRCNEALKCFEFLSEQDPENVTLLEMKGRAYQEMHGYRKAVMVFSEALEIVGAKADEDIDLKRKLKRLINRSV from the coding sequence ATGTCGCTTCTAAAAGGAACAAAAACTGCTTCAGAATGGATTAGAGAAGGTAAGTCCTGTAATGATCATGCTGAGGCTCTCCGATGCTTTTGTCAGGCCCTTAATCTTGAACCTCAAAATAGAAATGCAATTTTCAACAAAGGTGTCGCCTGTCTGAATCTGGGTCGGTGCAATGAGGCGCTAAAATGCTTTGAATTCCTATCGGAGCAGGATCCTGAGAATGTCACCCTTCTTGAAATGAAGGGTCGTGCATATCAGGAAATGCATGGTTATCGCAAGGCTGTAATGGTGTTTTCCGAAGCTCTTGAAATCGTGGGTGCAAAGGCAGATGAAGATATCGATTTGAAACGTAAACTTAAACGACTCATTAATCGCTCTGTTTAG
- a CDS encoding M48 family metalloprotease, whose translation MPGSSKNKVKIFFLFALPSLVVVAISWFLGGNNGLIGSLIAVFLLSLIFYFLGARVLLRWYHSKKVQSTEYDEIRSILRNLADMAGVNEPDLYVFDSDLPLLFTVGTRKKNVSISSSAIEVFDSEELEVLLAREIGHIKNDAVSLNTIVALFAGIISAFSTLALWGALLGGFGQDYDPAPKLIRLIAMGIAAPPAALLVQLGTPREAESLADNVAMDMTKNPNALGAALSKVESFVDDLENVRLNPGHSHLFSVNPLKVRDIFNVHLSMFNTHLDLDTRKQNILSYSS comes from the coding sequence ATGCCAGGATCCAGCAAAAATAAAGTAAAGATTTTTTTCCTTTTTGCCTTACCTTCCTTAGTAGTAGTTGCTATTTCGTGGTTTTTGGGAGGCAATAACGGATTAATTGGTTCTTTAATTGCTGTTTTTCTGTTGAGCTTGATATTTTACTTCCTTGGTGCAAGGGTACTCCTGAGGTGGTACCATTCTAAAAAAGTTCAATCGACGGAATATGATGAAATTCGTTCCATCTTGAGGAATTTAGCTGATATGGCTGGTGTGAATGAACCTGATCTTTACGTATTTGATTCTGATTTACCACTTCTGTTTACTGTTGGGACGCGAAAAAAAAATGTCTCTATAAGCTCCAGCGCTATAGAAGTATTTGATTCTGAGGAACTTGAGGTTTTATTGGCCCGGGAAATCGGGCATATAAAAAACGATGCAGTCTCTTTGAATACCATTGTGGCGCTGTTTGCCGGAATTATTTCAGCATTTTCAACACTGGCTTTGTGGGGTGCATTATTGGGAGGTTTTGGCCAGGACTATGATCCGGCTCCGAAACTTATTCGTTTGATTGCAATGGGAATTGCAGCTCCTCCGGCGGCCCTGCTTGTCCAACTGGGCACCCCCCGGGAAGCTGAAAGTTTAGCAGACAATGTGGCGATGGACATGACTAAGAATCCAAATGCTTTAGGAGCAGCGCTAAGTAAGGTAGAAAGTTTTGTAGATGATCTGGAAAATGTGCGCCTAAATCCGGGCCACTCACATTTATTCTCCGTAAACCCTCTTAAAGTCAGAGATATTTTTAATGTTCATTTATCCATGTTTAACACCCATCTTGATCTTGATACCAGAAAACAAAATATCCTTTCTTACTCAAGCTAA
- a CDS encoding PIG-L deacetylase family protein, which produces MKPTILAMGAHPDDMELEAGGTLAKFAKKGYNVNLLILTSGGYTDSSGNKYSNDQLKNEAIDSSKILGIKNVIFLDYETTNLPSGGSIIGEVDSIVDDLRPDVFISHHPFDSHQDHKAAADIMFAVSRQGRVKTVLSGSTLPYRPNVFAFRPQFFVDITETIDVKLEAIRAYNTQYTKFGGELLIERVKAMAKTHGWAMGYDFAECFEVIRMDDNLWV; this is translated from the coding sequence ATGAAACCTACAATTCTCGCAATGGGGGCTCATCCCGATGATATGGAACTTGAAGCTGGTGGCACTCTTGCCAAATTTGCAAAAAAGGGGTATAATGTAAATCTTCTGATTTTGACATCAGGAGGTTATACTGATTCAAGCGGAAATAAGTATTCTAATGATCAACTAAAAAATGAGGCAATTGACTCATCGAAGATATTAGGAATTAAGAATGTTATTTTTCTTGACTATGAAACTACAAATTTACCATCTGGTGGTAGTATAATAGGTGAAGTTGATTCTATTGTGGATGACTTACGTCCTGATGTTTTTATTTCTCATCATCCTTTTGATTCTCATCAAGATCACAAGGCTGCAGCGGATATCATGTTTGCTGTTTCTCGCCAGGGTCGAGTGAAAACAGTATTGAGTGGATCAACATTACCATATAGACCAAACGTTTTCGCTTTCCGACCTCAATTTTTTGTTGATATTACAGAAACAATTGATGTCAAATTAGAGGCAATTAGAGCCTATAATACGCAATACACAAAATTTGGTGGTGAACTATTAATAGAAAGGGTAAAAGCAATGGCAAAAACTCATGGTTGGGCAATGGGGTATGATTTTGCAGAATGCTTTGAAGTAATACGGATGGACGATAACTTATGGGTTTGA
- the pncB gene encoding nicotinate phosphoribosyltransferase, giving the protein MIHSILDNDLYKFTMQMAVLELFPTVTAEYRFINRGDQKFTNEFVYELNNIINTEITELQLTEEEHKWLSENCPYFTATYLEYLKNFRFRPEEVSISLNESNGINIQIKGPWHSTILWEIVLMSTISELYFDMIETDWKSEHSISTITHAYRNLIEDMGNKLKLSNCILSEFGTRRRRSFELQDNVIDVLKGFSICSGTSNVHLAQKYNLKPIGTIGHEWIMGNSALVGLRNANKFAFENWVKVYKGNLGIALTDTFGSDAFFNNFDGKLARIYDGVRHDSGKPLEFVDRAIEHYKSLGIDPTQKVVVFSDSLDADKAIKIKKYCDERIKCSFGIGTSLTNNPEFFREEPPLNIVIKLHKVNDIPVVKLSDSGEKATGDRDALRVANYIFGVKGLDEE; this is encoded by the coding sequence GTGATCCACTCCATCCTCGACAACGATCTATACAAATTCACCATGCAAATGGCCGTGCTTGAGCTGTTTCCCACAGTGACAGCCGAATATCGCTTCATCAATCGCGGAGACCAGAAATTCACGAATGAATTTGTGTACGAACTCAATAACATCATCAATACTGAAATTACAGAACTTCAACTCACGGAAGAAGAGCACAAATGGCTTTCAGAAAACTGCCCCTATTTTACCGCTACCTACCTTGAATACCTGAAAAATTTCCGTTTCAGGCCTGAAGAAGTCTCAATATCGCTGAATGAATCAAATGGTATCAACATCCAGATCAAAGGACCCTGGCACAGCACAATCCTGTGGGAAATTGTATTGATGTCTACCATTTCCGAACTTTATTTTGATATGATTGAGACAGATTGGAAATCAGAACATTCTATATCCACTATTACTCATGCTTACCGAAATCTGATCGAAGATATGGGGAATAAACTCAAACTCTCAAATTGTATCTTGAGTGAATTCGGAACTCGTCGTAGGAGAAGCTTTGAACTGCAGGACAACGTTATAGATGTTCTCAAGGGTTTTTCCATCTGTTCCGGGACCAGTAATGTGCATTTAGCACAAAAATACAATCTTAAACCAATAGGAACAATCGGCCATGAATGGATAATGGGAAATTCCGCACTGGTCGGACTCCGAAACGCTAATAAATTCGCGTTTGAAAACTGGGTGAAAGTTTACAAAGGGAATCTGGGAATTGCGCTTACCGATACATTTGGATCAGATGCTTTTTTCAATAATTTTGATGGAAAGCTTGCACGTATCTATGATGGGGTCAGGCATGACAGCGGAAAGCCGCTTGAATTTGTGGACAGGGCAATTGAACACTACAAAAGCTTAGGCATCGATCCAACGCAAAAAGTTGTCGTATTCAGCGATTCCCTTGATGCAGATAAGGCAATCAAGATCAAAAAATACTGTGATGAACGCATAAAGTGCAGTTTTGGAATCGGAACAAGCCTGACGAATAATCCGGAATTTTTCAGAGAAGAGCCTCCGCTTAATATTGTAATCAAATTGCACAAGGTCAATGATATACCAGTTGTAAAATTAAGTGACTCCGGGGAAAAGGCCACAGGAGATAGGGATGCCCTCAGGGTAGCAAATTATATTTTTGGCGTGAAAGGGCTGGATGAAGAATAA
- a CDS encoding DUF169 domain-containing protein: MELEQINNIGTDLIRLLKLKTSPIAVALVSDESEIPDDIERINGPLRHCQMVDKVRKEGKQFYSLVDDQQCKGGAAVMGMQEMPAKLASGETYYGLGRFENLESAKHTMEQVPTLPAGSTKGVIYGPLDKITFKPDVVLIIDTPKKAMQLSQALIHHSGGRVNASFAGIQSVCADGVVFPHKEQIVSATLGCGGSRKFANIGEDEMILGIPADKLPELAEAAEKMFG, encoded by the coding sequence ATGGAACTGGAACAAATTAACAATATTGGTACTGATCTTATTCGTTTGCTGAAACTGAAAACTTCCCCTATAGCCGTTGCACTTGTGTCTGATGAGTCCGAGATTCCAGACGATATTGAGAGAATAAATGGTCCTTTGAGGCATTGCCAGATGGTGGACAAAGTTCGCAAGGAAGGAAAACAGTTCTATTCTCTTGTAGATGACCAGCAGTGTAAAGGCGGTGCTGCTGTCATGGGAATGCAGGAAATGCCTGCAAAACTTGCAAGCGGTGAAACTTACTATGGATTGGGTCGCTTTGAGAATCTGGAATCAGCAAAACACACCATGGAGCAGGTTCCCACACTGCCTGCCGGAAGCACTAAAGGTGTGATTTACGGCCCTCTTGATAAAATCACTTTCAAACCCGATGTTGTTCTAATCATTGACACTCCAAAGAAAGCAATGCAGCTTTCACAGGCACTTATTCATCACTCGGGAGGCCGCGTAAATGCAAGTTTTGCGGGTATTCAGAGTGTTTGTGCCGATGGCGTTGTATTTCCGCATAAGGAACAGATTGTGAGCGCAACACTAGGCTGCGGTGGCAGTCGAAAGTTTGCCAACATTGGTGAAGATGAAATGATTCTCGGCATTCCTGCAGATAAGCTGCCCGAACTTGCAGAAGCCGCAGAAAAGATGTTTGGCTAA
- a CDS encoding acyltransferase — protein sequence MALLRFRKKIFKYIAKNIPSYKVRILLYKSCGYSIGEQVYIAEGLTVAEKLDDSHNLFIGDRVAIGPNVTLVTSSDPNFSRIRSYVKIQRGKIVISDDAWIGAGAIILPDVTIGEGAVVGAGAVVTKDVDKYTKVAGVPARKIGKFIIK from the coding sequence ATGGCACTGCTTAGATTCCGGAAAAAAATATTTAAGTATATTGCAAAAAACATACCCTCCTATAAGGTAAGAATTTTGCTATACAAATCCTGCGGGTATTCAATAGGTGAGCAGGTGTATATAGCGGAAGGTTTAACTGTGGCTGAAAAGTTAGATGATTCACATAATCTCTTCATTGGGGATAGAGTTGCCATAGGGCCAAACGTTACCCTTGTAACTTCATCGGATCCTAATTTTTCACGTATAAGATCGTATGTAAAAATTCAGCGAGGCAAAATTGTCATTAGTGATGATGCATGGATCGGTGCAGGTGCTATCATTCTACCCGATGTTACTATTGGAGAGGGTGCAGTTGTTGGAGCGGGTGCTGTTGTAACAAAGGACGTTGATAAATATACCAAGGTTGCCGGTGTTCCGGCGAGGAAAATCGGAAAATTCATCATTAAATAA
- a CDS encoding WbqC family protein, with translation MIVSIHQPNYLPYFGFFDKIKKSDIFVIYDDAQFNKGDFQHRNKIRIYHGWKWLTVPVEKKHVPIKQIEIKNDLKLGGLDWSDYHFKEIMSNYEKAPYFKDYGVELEYIYSQKYDFLIDLNMDLINFLIEKLGLNTKIVFSSDFDIKSTSTEKLVDIVDTLDGDTYLSGMMGENYLDKSLFDNKGIEVVFQDFCHPVYSQQYDDFIPNMSVLDMLLNIGPTGVSYEPEKT, from the coding sequence ATGATTGTTAGTATCCACCAACCAAATTATTTGCCTTATTTTGGTTTTTTCGATAAAATCAAAAAATCTGATATCTTTGTTATCTATGATGATGCTCAATTTAACAAAGGGGATTTTCAACATAGGAATAAGATTAGAATATATCATGGTTGGAAATGGCTTACTGTTCCTGTAGAAAAAAAACATGTCCCTATTAAACAAATTGAGATTAAAAATGATTTAAAGCTAGGTGGACTTGATTGGAGCGACTATCACTTCAAAGAAATTATGTCAAATTATGAGAAAGCTCCATATTTTAAGGATTATGGGGTTGAATTAGAATATATTTATAGTCAAAAGTATGATTTTCTTATAGATCTAAATATGGACCTAATAAATTTTTTAATCGAGAAACTTGGGTTAAATACAAAAATTGTATTTTCTAGTGATTTTGATATCAAATCCACTTCAACAGAAAAACTAGTTGATATTGTTGATACTTTGGATGGCGATACTTATTTGTCTGGGATGATGGGGGAAAACTATTTGGACAAATCTTTGTTTGATAACAAGGGTATAGAAGTTGTTTTTCAAGATTTTTGTCACCCAGTCTATTCACAGCAATATGATGACTTTATACCAAACATGTCCGTTTTAGATATGTTATTAAACATTGGTCCAACAGGAGTTAGCTATGAACCAGAAAAAACTTAA
- a CDS encoding methionyl-tRNA formyltransferase, whose product MNQKKLNVLFFGNNPLIFDQLFQISNVIGVFCRPSMKKDANISSIIALANKYSIPIFQPTKKELYNYANFIHSLKTDLIIVCGYKYIIPEVIFAIPKFGTINIHPSYLPFYRGQHVINWAIINGEHETGVTLHYLDTGIDTGRIISQSLVPISSKDTARSLHDKIYSKACALLESIVKNIESGCIPEGMEQDDSKATYFKPRKPEDGHINWQKNSIEIVNLIRALTKPWPGAYSYLNGNRFVIWNARVETRSSNSIYGKVVDVTDSSITVSVKNGVLIIDDYAFLDPNGDQLDFIIKTGDQFE is encoded by the coding sequence ATGAACCAGAAAAAACTTAATGTTTTATTTTTTGGAAACAATCCATTAATTTTTGATCAATTGTTCCAAATTTCTAATGTGATTGGCGTTTTTTGTCGACCATCCATGAAAAAAGATGCGAACATAAGTTCTATTATAGCTCTTGCAAACAAATATTCGATACCTATTTTCCAACCCACTAAAAAAGAACTCTACAACTATGCAAATTTCATACACAGTTTAAAGACAGATTTAATAATCGTATGCGGGTATAAATATATCATTCCAGAAGTAATCTTTGCTATTCCTAAATTTGGAACAATTAACATTCATCCTTCATATCTACCATTCTACAGAGGGCAGCATGTTATTAATTGGGCAATAATAAATGGTGAGCATGAGACTGGCGTAACTCTTCATTACCTGGATACTGGGATAGACACGGGGCGAATTATTTCACAATCCTTAGTTCCAATTTCTTCAAAAGATACTGCTAGGTCGCTTCATGATAAAATATATTCAAAGGCTTGCGCATTACTGGAAAGTATTGTTAAAAATATAGAATCTGGATGTATCCCTGAAGGAATGGAACAAGATGATTCCAAAGCGACTTATTTCAAACCACGAAAGCCTGAAGATGGGCACATTAATTGGCAAAAAAATTCGATTGAGATAGTTAACCTAATAAGAGCTTTGACAAAGCCATGGCCCGGGGCATATAGTTACCTTAATGGGAATCGATTTGTCATTTGGAATGCAAGAGTTGAGACTCGTTCATCTAATTCCATATATGGAAAAGTGGTTGATGTCACTGATTCATCTATTACAGTAAGTGTAAAGAATGGTGTCTTGATCATCGATGATTATGCTTTTTTGGATCCGAATGGTGATCAACTCGATTTTATAATCAAAACTGGCGATCAATTCGAATAA
- a CDS encoding lipid II:glycine glycyltransferase FemX, translating to MITVTDSLDADVWDAFVLQHTHGTIFQTSSMAEVYRKSNNYRPVSLAAVDESSGDVLALLQASIICEINDFLGCFTGRSIIMAGPLVAESEDGQQALDMLLREYDKRSKNKTVFSQVRNLWDTSDIKNSLGSAGYAYEEHLDYLIDLNRDADAIWSDISKSRRKGVNRAEKSGITIRRVQNAEELAASYEIIKKTYLDVKVPVADISLFRAVYDEFVPKGMADFFIALKDDMPVGARITLNYKELVYDWYAGSKKDVQYVDEALVWHILKTNAGVYKVFDFGGAGHPDKPYGVREFKRRFGGEQVNFGRYEKVNGPLRKRLSEIGYGVYKKLK from the coding sequence ATGATAACAGTTACTGATTCATTAGATGCCGATGTCTGGGATGCATTTGTCCTGCAGCACACGCATGGAACTATTTTCCAGACTAGTTCAATGGCCGAAGTATATAGAAAATCAAATAATTACAGGCCAGTTTCTCTTGCTGCAGTTGATGAGTCCAGTGGTGATGTGCTGGCATTGCTGCAGGCATCTATAATATGTGAAATCAACGATTTTCTGGGTTGTTTTACCGGACGAAGTATAATCATGGCTGGTCCTCTGGTAGCCGAGAGTGAAGATGGACAGCAAGCTCTGGATATGCTTTTGAGAGAATATGATAAGCGAAGTAAAAATAAAACCGTATTTTCACAGGTGCGAAATCTCTGGGATACTTCAGACATCAAAAATTCACTTGGATCAGCCGGTTATGCCTATGAAGAACATCTGGATTACCTTATAGATCTTAATCGGGATGCTGATGCTATCTGGTCCGATATTAGCAAGTCCCGAAGGAAAGGAGTAAACCGTGCGGAAAAATCCGGTATCACTATAAGAAGAGTGCAAAATGCTGAAGAACTGGCAGCTTCTTATGAAATCATAAAGAAGACTTATTTGGATGTGAAAGTCCCGGTTGCGGATATTTCTCTTTTCAGGGCAGTCTATGATGAGTTTGTCCCGAAAGGAATGGCAGATTTTTTCATTGCATTAAAGGATGATATGCCGGTTGGTGCGCGTATAACACTTAATTATAAAGAACTTGTATATGATTGGTATGCAGGTTCAAAAAAAGATGTTCAGTACGTTGATGAGGCACTGGTCTGGCATATATTGAAAACAAATGCAGGGGTGTATAAAGTTTTTGATTTCGGCGGTGCCGGCCATCCCGATAAACCCTATGGTGTCAGGGAGTTCAAGAGACGCTTTGGAGGAGAGCAGGTGAATTTTGGTCGGTATGAGAAAGTGAATGGACCATTGCGGAAACGGTTGAGTGAGATCGGGTATGGGGTTTATAAAAAGCTAAAGTAA